In Bacteroidota bacterium, a single genomic region encodes these proteins:
- the dapA gene encoding 4-hydroxy-tetrahydrodipicolinate synthase: protein MMFKGAYTLLITPFTKELSLDEEGLKMLVQRQIDAGIGGIAPLGVTGENTMMTDEEVYKVVEIIVKTANGKAKIAPDACSTSLWEAKERVQRFAAIGADYISVFTPYFVLPKPDGLIDFYEKLADFSPVPIVLHNAPERTGVDLLPETTAYLAKHPNIVGIKDGNKKLDHLARILYLTRNDDFLVFTGKDTTAYPLISFGGAGTFTVAGNVIPGVMKKLTDLALEGRFKEAEEMHFQYYELFEAFRFESNPMAAKMALNLMGLPAGGHRSPLTPLSEGKTKILKALMEKAGLIS from the coding sequence ATGATGTTTAAAGGTGCTTACACACTGCTTATCACACCATTCACGAAAGAACTTTCGCTGGATGAAGAAGGATTGAAAATGCTTGTTCAGCGGCAAATAGATGCCGGTATTGGCGGTATTGCGCCCCTGGGTGTTACCGGTGAAAATACCATGATGACTGATGAAGAAGTATATAAAGTGGTTGAGATTATCGTAAAAACGGCCAATGGCAAAGCGAAAATCGCACCCGACGCTTGCTCTACGAGTCTCTGGGAAGCCAAAGAACGTGTACAGCGCTTTGCGGCGATTGGTGCAGATTATATCTCGGTTTTCACACCGTACTTCGTGCTGCCAAAACCTGATGGGCTGATTGATTTTTATGAGAAGCTTGCTGATTTTTCGCCGGTTCCCATTGTGCTTCATAACGCACCCGAGCGCACCGGTGTTGACCTGCTGCCCGAAACTACGGCGTATCTGGCCAAACATCCGAACATCGTCGGTATTAAAGACGGCAACAAAAAGCTTGACCATCTGGCCCGCATCTTATACCTTACCCGTAACGATGATTTTCTTGTTTTTACAGGTAAGGATACTACCGCCTATCCTCTCATTTCCTTTGGAGGTGCGGGCACCTTTACCGTTGCCGGAAATGTGATTCCGGGTGTGATGAAAAAACTCACAGACCTGGCACTGGAAGGCAGGTTCAAAGAAGCTGAAGAAATGCATTTTCAGTATTATGAACTTTTTGAAGCATTCCGTTTTGAATCGAACCCGATGGCGGCTAAGATGGCGCTGAACCTTATGGGGCTTCCCGCAGGCGGACACCGTTCACCGCTTACACCGCTCAGCGAAGGCAAAACAAAAATCCTGAAAGCACTGATGGAAAAAGCAGGACTGATATCTTAG